One stretch of Trichomycterus rosablanca isolate fTriRos1 chromosome 3, fTriRos1.hap1, whole genome shotgun sequence DNA includes these proteins:
- the oprd1b gene encoding opioid receptor, delta 1b isoform X2, with protein sequence MYGVVRYTKMKTATNIYIFNLALADALATSTLPFQSTKYLMRTWPFGELLCKVIIAIDYYNMFTSIFTLTMMSVDRYIAVCHPVRALEFRTAMKAKIINVCIWILASAIGIPIMVMAVTKKVDSGKIVCMLNFPHPEWYYDTVTKICVFIFAFVVPVLVITVCYGLMILRLKSVRLLSGSKEKDKNLRRITHMVLVVVAAFIICWTPIHIFIIIRTMVKIDQKNPLVLISWHFCIALGYMNSSLNPVLYAFLDENFKRCFREFCLPFRSRMEQSSFSRSHIITREPVTVCGTSELVNKTT encoded by the exons ATGTACGGAGTGGTGAG GTACACAAAGATGAAAACTGCAACcaacatttacatatttaatttggCTCTGGCAGATGCTTTGGCCACTAGTACACTGCCATTCCAGAGTACCAAGTACTTGATGAGAACCTGGCCATTTGGAGAACTGCTGTGTAaagttattattgctattgacTACTACAACATGTTCACCAGTATCTTCACATTGACAATGATGAGTGTAGATCGATACATTGCTGTGTGCCACCCAGTAAGGGCTCTGGAGTTCCGGACGGCTATGAAAGCAAAGATCATCAATGTCTGCATATGGATTCTAGCATCTGCTATTGGTATACCAATCATGGTTATGGCAGTGACCAAAAAGGTTGACAGTG GTAAAATAGTCTGCATGCTGAATTTTCCACACCCAGAATGGTATTATGACACTGTTACAAAGATCTGTGTGTTCATCTTTGCTTTTGTGGTGCCTGTACTGGTCATCACAGTCTGCTATGGGCTGATGATCCTGCGTCTGAAAAGTGTACGTCTACTCTCTGGCTCCAAAGAGAAGGATAAGAACCTCCGCCGCATTACACATATGGTTTTGGTGGTGGTAGCTGCCTTCATCATCTGCTGGACACCCAttcatatttttatcattatcagGACCATGGTCAAAATTGACCAAAAGAACCCCCTTGTGCTTATCAGCTGGCATTTCTGCATTGCTCTGGGCTACATGAACAGCAGCTTAAACCCAGTACTCTACGCTTTCCTGGATGAAAACTTTAAGAGGTGCTTCAGAGAATTCTGCCTACCCTTCCGCTCTCGCATGGAGCAGAGCAGCTTCTCCCGAAGCCATATCATTACCAGGGAACCTGTCACGGTGTGTGGAA
- the oprd1b gene encoding opioid receptor, delta 1b isoform X3, translating into MYTKMKTATNIYIFNLALADALATSTLPFQSTKYLMRTWPFGELLCKVIIAIDYYNMFTSIFTLTMMSVDRYIAVCHPVRALEFRTAMKAKIINVCIWILASAIGIPIMVMAVTKKVDSKIVCMLNFPHPEWYYDTVTKICVFIFAFVVPVLVITVCYGLMILRLKSVRLLSGSKEKDKNLRRITHMVLVVVAAFIICWTPIHIFIIIRTMVKIDQKNPLVLISWHFCIALGYMNSSLNPVLYAFLDENFKRCFREFCLPFRSRMEQSSFSRSHIITREPVTVCGTSELVNKTT; encoded by the exons AT GTACACAAAGATGAAAACTGCAACcaacatttacatatttaatttggCTCTGGCAGATGCTTTGGCCACTAGTACACTGCCATTCCAGAGTACCAAGTACTTGATGAGAACCTGGCCATTTGGAGAACTGCTGTGTAaagttattattgctattgacTACTACAACATGTTCACCAGTATCTTCACATTGACAATGATGAGTGTAGATCGATACATTGCTGTGTGCCACCCAGTAAGGGCTCTGGAGTTCCGGACGGCTATGAAAGCAAAGATCATCAATGTCTGCATATGGATTCTAGCATCTGCTATTGGTATACCAATCATGGTTATGGCAGTGACCAAAAAGGTTGACA GTAAAATAGTCTGCATGCTGAATTTTCCACACCCAGAATGGTATTATGACACTGTTACAAAGATCTGTGTGTTCATCTTTGCTTTTGTGGTGCCTGTACTGGTCATCACAGTCTGCTATGGGCTGATGATCCTGCGTCTGAAAAGTGTACGTCTACTCTCTGGCTCCAAAGAGAAGGATAAGAACCTCCGCCGCATTACACATATGGTTTTGGTGGTGGTAGCTGCCTTCATCATCTGCTGGACACCCAttcatatttttatcattatcagGACCATGGTCAAAATTGACCAAAAGAACCCCCTTGTGCTTATCAGCTGGCATTTCTGCATTGCTCTGGGCTACATGAACAGCAGCTTAAACCCAGTACTCTACGCTTTCCTGGATGAAAACTTTAAGAGGTGCTTCAGAGAATTCTGCCTACCCTTCCGCTCTCGCATGGAGCAGAGCAGCTTCTCCCGAAGCCATATCATTACCAGGGAACCTGTCACGGTGTGTGGAA
- the oprd1b gene encoding opioid receptor, delta 1b isoform X1: MYGVVRYTKMKTATNIYIFNLALADALATSTLPFQSTKYLMRTWPFGELLCKVIIAIDYYNMFTSIFTLTMMSVDRYIAVCHPVRALEFRTAMKAKIINVCIWILASAIGIPIMVMAVTKKVDSKIVCMLNFPHPEWYYDTVTKICVFIFAFVVPVLVITVCYGLMILRLKSVRLLSGSKEKDKNLRRITHMVLVVVAAFIICWTPIHIFIIIRTMVKIDQKNPLVLISWHFCIALGYMNSSLNPVLYAFLDENFKRCFREFCLPFRSRMEQSSFSRSHIITREPVTVCGTSELVNKTT, translated from the exons ATGTACGGAGTGGTGAG GTACACAAAGATGAAAACTGCAACcaacatttacatatttaatttggCTCTGGCAGATGCTTTGGCCACTAGTACACTGCCATTCCAGAGTACCAAGTACTTGATGAGAACCTGGCCATTTGGAGAACTGCTGTGTAaagttattattgctattgacTACTACAACATGTTCACCAGTATCTTCACATTGACAATGATGAGTGTAGATCGATACATTGCTGTGTGCCACCCAGTAAGGGCTCTGGAGTTCCGGACGGCTATGAAAGCAAAGATCATCAATGTCTGCATATGGATTCTAGCATCTGCTATTGGTATACCAATCATGGTTATGGCAGTGACCAAAAAGGTTGACA GTAAAATAGTCTGCATGCTGAATTTTCCACACCCAGAATGGTATTATGACACTGTTACAAAGATCTGTGTGTTCATCTTTGCTTTTGTGGTGCCTGTACTGGTCATCACAGTCTGCTATGGGCTGATGATCCTGCGTCTGAAAAGTGTACGTCTACTCTCTGGCTCCAAAGAGAAGGATAAGAACCTCCGCCGCATTACACATATGGTTTTGGTGGTGGTAGCTGCCTTCATCATCTGCTGGACACCCAttcatatttttatcattatcagGACCATGGTCAAAATTGACCAAAAGAACCCCCTTGTGCTTATCAGCTGGCATTTCTGCATTGCTCTGGGCTACATGAACAGCAGCTTAAACCCAGTACTCTACGCTTTCCTGGATGAAAACTTTAAGAGGTGCTTCAGAGAATTCTGCCTACCCTTCCGCTCTCGCATGGAGCAGAGCAGCTTCTCCCGAAGCCATATCATTACCAGGGAACCTGTCACGGTGTGTGGAA